One genomic segment of Panicum virgatum strain AP13 chromosome 2N, P.virgatum_v5, whole genome shotgun sequence includes these proteins:
- the LOC120658012 gene encoding pectinesterase inhibitor-like, which produces MAMARPVVAHLFFLLLLVSTAPAVRTTPDAGSLQEACNKTLFPKVCLQALKDNPECQAATPRRLAELSVYVTAEVGMTVTAFAHRELNGIKDSVLYKCLDTCSEDIEEAVAHLSALTRDLTDAKFLEVKTWLSSTLGGTSTCEDACKDAPVSDIKNACITKSFEFEKLLRVTLDLINEASGSMSAEVALPPSESGAATAAGAPSYGAAAPFGGAYGGPGAGAPAPSSGAGASEDADATA; this is translated from the coding sequence atggccatggcccgCCCCGTCGTCGCgcacctcttcttcctcctcctcctcgtgtcCACCGCGCCGGCCGTGCGCACCACCCCGGACGCCGGCAGCCTCCAGGAGGCGTGCAACAAGACGCTGTTCCCCAAGGTGTGCCTGCAGGCGCTCAAGGACAACCCCGAGTGCCAGGCGGCGACGCCGCGTCGGCTGGCCGAGCTGTCCGTGTACGTGACCGCCGAGGTGGGCATGACGGTGACCGCGTTCGCGCACCGCGAGCTCAACGGCATCAAGGACAGCGTCCTGTACAAGTGCCTGGACACCTGCTCCGAGGACATCGAGGAGGCCGTGGCGCACCTCAGCGCGCTCACCCGCGACCTCACCGACGCCAAGTTCCTCGAGGTCAAGACCTGGCTCTCCTCCACGCTCGGCGGCACCTCCACCTGCGAGGACGCCTGCAAGGACGCGCCCGTCAGCGACATCAAGAACGCCTGCATCACCAAGAGCTTCGAGTTCGAGAAGCTCCTGCGCGTCACGCTGGACCTCATCAACGAGGCCTCGGGCTCCATGTCCGCCGAGGTCGCGCTGCCGCCGTCGGAGTCgggcgccgccacggccgccggcgcgccgtcgtacggcgccgcggcgccgttCGGCGGGGCCTACGGCGGGCCGGGTGCCGGTGCTCCGGCGCCGTCATCGGGGGCCGGTGCTTCCGAGGACGCCGACGCGACGGCATGA